Genomic window (Subtercola endophyticus):
GCTCTCGACCGGGCACGTGCTGCGCATCGACTACGTCGACAAGTCGGGCGGCGCCACCCAGCGCGACATCGAACCGCTCGGCTACGTCGGCTCAGGCGCGCACTGGTATCTGCTGGCCTGGTGCCGCCTGCGCGACGGCATCCGCGCGTTTCGCATCGACCGCATCGGGGACGTCTTCGTGCTGGCAGAAACGCCCGCGCCACGCACGCTGAGCGCCACAGACCTCGAGATACCGTTCGGGGTGCTCACGCGACTCGATCTCGACTAGCCGGGTGGCCACGCCGCCGGCTCGCCGCGTCGCCGAGGTGCCCGCCGTCAGCGTTGCACCGCGAACTTCGCCACCGCCTCAGGCGACACCGGCGTGAAGAAATTCACCAGTGTTCCATCGGGGTCGCGCACCAGCAGCGAGCGGTTTCCCCACGGCATGGTCGTCGGCACTGTCACCACGTCAGAGACCCAGACGCGGAGCTGTTCGTAGAGGGCATCGACGTCGTCGACGAGAAACTCGATGATGGCGGTGTGGTTGTCGGCCGGCCTCGCCGCACCCGGCCCGAACAGCCCCACGGTGCGGGTGCTGCCGATGGCCAGAGTGCCGCTGGCCACACCGCCTTCTGTGCCGGTCGTCGTGCGCACCTCGGCGAAATCGTCGGTCGACCAGGTCGCCGTCGTCTGCAGCGCCCGCTCGTAAAAGGCCACAAGGGCGGCGACGTTGTCGGTGATGAGTCGAATCGAGACGAGATTCATGAACGTAAACCTTTCGCAGAGCTGTCGAGAACCTCTCGACACGCTCCAGTCTCTCGGCCCGCCGCGACAACCCCCTGTCGGTGTTTTGCGGCAACTATGCTGCTGACTGGAGGTACAACATGGTGAAACTGATGATCGTGGTCGGCAGCGTGCGCCCCGGCCGGGTCGGTCTGCCGATCGCCGAGTGGGTCGCCGAGGCCGCCCGAACGCACGGCGGTTTCGACGTCGACTTCTGCGACCTGGCCGAGCTCGCCCTGCCGTTCATGGATGAACCGAAGCACCCCCGCCTGCACGACTACCAGCACGAGCACACCAAGGCCTGGAGCGCCCGAGTCGCCGCCACCGAGGCCTTCATCTTCGTCACGCCAGAGTACAACTACAGCTTCTCGCCCGCGCTCAAGAACGCGATCGACTACCTTTTTCGGGAGTGGCACCGCAAACCCGTCGCCTGCGTGACCTACGGCGGAGCATCCAGCGGCACCCGTGCCGTGGCGGCCCTGCGCCCGGTGATGGCGGCGACCGGCATGGTCAACGCAATGGCCGGCATCGAGATCGGTTTCGTCGCCACCCACATGCACGAGGGCGCCTTCGAGCCGACGGATGCCCATTCCGCCGCCCTGGCGGCCGTCTTCGCCGAGCTGGCCATCCTGGCCCCCGAACTCGCCGCCCTGCGCACCAGACTCTTCGGCTGACGCACCGACCGCCGTGCGCCCATGAGGTCGTTACGACACTCGTGAGGCCGTTACACCGACCTCATTTGGGCACCGCAGTCTCAGGAGTCACGTACGCGGGCGAGAAACTCCTGAACGGGCTCGATGACGCCCGCCGAGGGGCGCAGCGTGCTGCCGTGGTCGCGCCCGGGCAACGGCACGAATGACGCGTGCGGCATGAGCTGCGCGGCCCGTTCCGAGTCGCGAAAGGCTCGCCGATCTTCCGTACCGGCCAGCAGCAGCGTCGGCGTCTGCACGTGAGCGAGCCGCTCTTCGACGAGGCCCTGCTCGACCTCCACCTGCCGAAAGTACGCCTGAATGGCCACCGCGTCGTTCGCCAAGAACGCTGCTGTGGTCGCCGGGTCGATCGGCCGCCCCGACGCGTCACCCCAGCCGTCGAGAAACGCCTGCATGCCCCCGGTGCCGAGTGCTTCGTCGTATCCCTCGAAGAACAGCTTGCCCACGCTGCCACCGGGAGCCCGGTACGAGCCGCCGGCCGAAACGAACGAGCGCAGACGCTCGGGGTGCTGATCGGCAAGAGAGAACCCGGCCCGCGCCCCAAACGAGTACCCGAAATAGTGCGCCGAGTGGATGCCCGCCGCAGCGAACACGGCCAGCAGGTCGCCCACCACCAACTCCATGCGGTACGCGCTCTGCTCGTGTGGCTTGCCGCTCAGCCCGTGCCCCCGCAGATCGACGAGAATCAGGCGGTACTCCTCGCGCAGCGCCTTCACGTACCCGAGGCCGCGCCAGATCGCCCGCGACAACCCCGAACCGTGCACCAGAACGAGCGGAATACCGTCGGCCAGACCCGCCTCCGTATAGGCGATTCGGGTGTTATCGACAGGATTGAAGGCTTCGCTCACCCCTCAATTTTGCCGCGTCGAGGCAGAGACCCTCGCCAGATCGCCGTTACTCGGTCAGAATGAGCACCATGACCGCAGAAAGTGATTTCGCCTCGATTGCCGACGATCTGGCTCCGGCCGGTGTCGTGCTGGGCCAGATGTTCGGCGCGAAGGCGCTGTACTTCAACGGCAAGGCACTCGGCTGCCTGCTGAGGAGCAACAACGCGGTCTTCAAGCTGGGGCGAGCATCCGCTGCCCACGCGGCAGCGCTCACAATTGAGGGCGCGACGCTGTTCTACCCCGGCGGTGGAACGAGGGCTTTCAAAGACTGGGTTCAGGTGCCAGAAGCGCAGTCGCAACACTGGCCCGAGTTAGCTGAACTTGCGCTGAATGCGGCCACAGCAACCCCCTGACGGCCGGAATACCGGGCGGTTAGTATTGGTTGAACGCTGCAGAGACAAAATACCGGCGCTCTCACGCCGCATACGAGGAGCTTGTCGATGAGACAAATAATCATCATTGGGTCTGGCCCCGCAGGGTTCACTGCAGCCGTTTATGCCGCTCGTGCCGGTCTGCAGCCTCTGCTCATCGCCTCGAGCGTCGAGGCCGGCGGCGAGCTCATGAAGACCACCGAGGTTGAGAACTTTCCCGGTTTTCCCGAAGGCATTCAGGGCCCCGAGCTGATGACCAAGCTCCAAGAGCAGGCTGAGAAGTTCGGCACCGAGGTGCTGCTCGACGACGTGACCGCTGTCGACTTCTCGGGCGACATCAAGAAGGTCTCTACCGGCTACAGCGGCGAGTTCGAAGCCCAAGCCGTGATCTTCGCCACCGGATCGGCGTACCGCAAGCTCGGCCTCGACGACGAAGAGCGTCTGTCGGGCCGCGGCGTCTCGTGGTGTGCCACCTGCGACGGGTTCTTCTTCAAGAAGAAGACCATTGCCGTGATCGGTGGTGGCGACTCCGCCATGGAAGAGGCGACCTTCCTCACCCGCTTCGCCGACAAGGTGTACCTCATTCACCGCAAAGACTCGCTGCGGGCATCCAAAATCATGCAAGAGCGTGCGTTCGCGAACGACAAGATCGAATTCGTCTTCAACTCCGCTGTCGTCGGCATCAACGGCGAGAACACCGTCGAAAGCCTCACGCTCGAGAACACCGTGACGGGTGAGACCAGCCAACTGGATGTTCAGGGGCTCTTCGTGGCCATCGGCAACGACCCGCGCACCCACCTGGTGCACGGCCAGCTCGACCTCACGGCCGCCGGAACCATCGCGGTTCAGGGCCGCTCGTCGAAGACGAACGTCGCCGGGGTATTCGCCGCCGGTGACGTCATCGACGACACCTACCGTCAGGCCGCTACGGCCGCCGCTTCGGGCACGGTCGCCGCACTGGATGCCGAGCACTACCTCGCGGGTTTAGCTGAGGCCGGCGCCATCGCCGAGCTGCGCGACGCCGAGCACGAGATCAGCCTCGTCGAAGCAATCGCAACCCGCTGAGCACACTTTTCACCCACCTGAAGATTTGAGAAAAGAGAAACTATGTCAAACGCAAAGGCAGTAACCGACTCGAGCTTCGACGCCGACGTCATCAACTCCGAAGACACCATCATGGTCGACTTCTGGGCCGAATGGTGCGGCCCCTGCCGCGCCGTCTCGCCCATTCTCGACCAGATCGCCGAAGAGCACTCCGACAAGATCAAGATCGTGAAGCTCAACGTCGACGACAACCCGCAGATCGCTGCGAAGTACCAGATCACCTCGATTCCCGCCATGAAGGTCTTCCGTGGCGGCGAGGTCGTCAAGACCATCATCGGCGCGAAGCCGAAGGCTGCCCTCGAGCACGACCTGGCCGACTACCTGGCCTAGAGCTCGACGAAGTCGGGGTCCGGGCCGAAAGGCTCGGGCCCTTTTTCTTTGCACTCTGTGCCGCACGCCGCAGCACACTCGGCTGTCCCGTCAGCCGAACTCAGACCCCTCCCCATATTCGATAGCATGTAATTTCGCCTCTTTCTGGAAGTGCACGTGAGCAGCCAAACGACCCCGAACCCCGGTACGAACCTCGACCCCTGGTACGACAACTACGCCGACCGAGCCGCCGGCCTCTCTGTCTCCGAAGTTCGGGCCCTGTTCGCCGTCGCCTCTCGCCCCGAGGTCGTTTCGCTAGCCGGTGGCATGCCCGCCGTCTCCGCCCTGCCGCAAGACCTCGTGGTCACGGCCATGAACCGCGTCATGCGCGACGAGGGCTCTATTGCGCTGCAATACGGATCGGGCCAAGGCGTGCCACGATTGCGCGAACACATTCTCGAAGTGATGGCTATGGAGGGCATCCGGGGCAGCGTCGACGACGTCGTCGTCACCACCGGGTCACAGCAGGCGCTCGATCTCATCACCAAGCTCTTCATCAACCCCGGCGATGTCATTCTCGCCGAGGCCCCGAGTTACGTGGGCGCCATCGGAGTGTTCCGCTCGTACCAGGCCGATATTCAGCACGTGCTCATGGATGACGACGGCTTGATTCCGGATGCCCTGCGTGAAGCCATCACGCGAGAGAAGTCGCTCGGCAAATCCATCAAGTTTCTCTACACGATCCCCAATTTCCACAACCCGGCCGGTGTGACTCTCACCGCCGCCCGGCGCACGGAGATTCTACAAATCTGCCGGTCAGAGGGCATTTTGGTGCTCGAAGACAACCCCTACGGGTTGCTCTACTTCGACGAAGCACCCCCCGTGCCAATGCGCAGCACCGAAGACGAGGGCGTCGTCTACCTCGGCTCGTTCTCGAAGACTTTCGCCCCCGGCTTCCGGGTTGGCTGGGCGATCGCCCCGCACGCCATCCGCGAGAAGCTCGTACTCGCCGCCGAGTCTGCCATTCTCTGCCCCAGCGCCTTCAGCCAGCTCGTCATCTCGGAATACCTCGAAACGGCTGATTGGCGTGCGCAGGTCAACACGTTCCGCGGGGTGTACGAAGAGCGCAAGAACACCATGGTCGCGGCGCTGAAAGAGTACCTGCCCGATCTGCACCACACGAACCCGAACGGCGGATTCTACGTCTGGCTCACCTTGCCCGACTTTCTCGACACCAAGCAGATGCTTCCTCGCGCCGTCAAAGAGCTGGTCGCCTATACCCCGGGCACGGCGTTCTACGCCGACGGCGGCGGGCGCAACAAAATGCGGTTGTCGTTCTGCTACCCCACTCCCGAACAGATCAGGGTGGGCATCCGTCGCCTGACTACTGTCATCAACGGCGAGATCGACCTGCTCGAGACCTTTCACGAGACCGGGCCCCTGCAGACCATCCGCTCGACCCGCTCGTTCTCTGCCCCACCACCAGACATGGACTGACAATGACCGATTCTTCGCCCGCCCGCACCGTCGTCGTACTCGCCGGGGGCATCTCGCACGAACGTGAAGTCTCACTGCGCTCCGGCCGTCGCGTGGCCGACAGCCTGTTGCAGCGTGGTCACCGGGTCATCATGCGCGAGCCCGACAGCTCGCTGCTGAGCTTTCTCGCCGACACCGACGCAGACATCGTCTGGCCTGCCCTGCACGGTGCCAGCGGAGAAGACGGCTCACTTCGGGCCCTGATGGATGCCCAGGGCATTGCCTACGTCGGTTCACAGTCGGCGGCGGCACAGCTCGCCTGGCACAAACCGACCGCGAAGGTTCTCGTCTCCCGCGCGGGGTTCGCCACACCCGACTCGATCACCCTGCCCCGCGAGACATTCCGCGAACTCGGGGCCTCGCAGGTGCTCGACGGCGTGATCCGACACCTCGGCACACCCCTGGTCGTGAAGCCGGCGATGGGTGGGTCTGCACAGGGCGTCACCGTTGTCGAGTCTGCCGACGAGCTTCCGCGTGCGGTCGTCGATGCTTACACGTATGGCGAGACGGCGCTCATCGAGCGCAAGGTTCTCGGCACAGAGATCTCGGTCGGCGTACTCGACACCGGCGAGGGCCCGACCGCCCTTCCAGCAGTCGAAATCGTGCCGCGATCAGGGGTTTATTCTTACGAAGCGCGCTACAACGCCGGCGAGACACAGTTCTACACGCCGGCCAGACTGGATGATCGGGCAGCTGCCGCGGCCGCCGAAGCCGCGCTGGGCATCCACGCCGCGCTCGGGCTGCGGCACATCTCGCGCGTCGACCTCATCGTCGACGCCGAGGGCACGCCGTGGTTTCTCGAAGTGAACGTGCTGCCGGGTCTGACCGAGACGTCGCTCGTGCCGCAAGGAATCGTCGCGGCTGGACTCGACCTCGGCGCGGTCTACGAGGCGCTCGGCGAGGCCGCCATCCGCGACGCCCGGGCGTAGCTCGCTCCGCGCGGGTTTCGCTCGGCGAGAGAACCCTCTGCGGCCGAGAGATGCCGTTTGGCTGGCTTCTCTCGTCTCCTCCGGCTTCTCTCGCGCCCTCCTCGCCACGCTCGGGCTGGATGCGCGGGAGCGCGACCTTTCCGGACGAGACGAGCCGCCCCGCCTATCGCGTTCGTCCGAAAGACTCGCTCTCGCCGAGTCCTGCACGTGAAAACCACGGGTCCAGCGCAGGACGTCGCCGCAGGATGCCCGACCCGACCGGCCGGCTCGATCTACTCGAACCGCGGCCGCCGTCCCGCCGCAGCCGAGTTCGCCGTGTCGTTGCCGCCACGCGCGCCGAATCCCTCGTCGCCGAGCTCGCCCAGAATGCGGTTGAGATCTTGAATCGTCGCAAAATCGATGACGATCTGGCCTCGCGTCGCCCCGAGACTCACCCTCACTCGGGTGTTGAGCCGATCGCCCAAGCGTTCCGCGATCTCGTCGAGGTGATCGTTGCGGCGGCCTGCCGTAGGCCTCACCCGCTTCGCCTTCGGGGCTCGGGATGCCGCGGCCTCCGCCGCGCGAACAGACAGGTCCTCGTTGACGATCTTGTCAGCGAGCCGCGCCATCTCGTCCGCATCGACTACGGACAAGATCGCTCGAGCGTGGCCGGCGCTCAGCACACCGGCGGCCACGCGCTTCTGCACCGACGTCGGCAGCTTCAGCAGCCTGATCGTGTTCGTAATCTGCGGTCGTGAGCGGCCGATTCGACCGGCAAGCTCCTCCTGCGTGATGCTGAAGTCCTCAAGCAACTGCTGGTAGGCCGAGGCCTCTTCCAACGGATTCAGCTGTGATCGGTGAAGGTTCTCGAGAAGGGCGTCGCGCAGCATGTTCTCGTCCGCGGTTTCCTTGATGACAGCAGGGATCGTGGCCAGTCCGAGCTCCTTCGTCGCCCGGAGGCGCCGTTCACCCATCACCAGTTCGTACCGCTGCACCGCAGAATCCTCGCCCGCGTCGCTGGTCTCGCGCGGCAGCTCCCGCACGACGATCGGCTGGAGAACGCCGACTTCGCGAATGGACTTCACCAATTCCGCGAGATCGTCTGCGTCGAACTCTGTGCGGGGTTGCTTCGCGTTGGGCACAATCAGGTTCGGATCGATGCTCGCCAACTTCGCACCAGGAACGGAGACGAGTTCCGTCTCACCCGCACCTCTCTCGGCGAAGAAGATGTCGACGGGGCTTCCACCTCGGGTATCGTCGACTGTCGTCGGGATCAGAGCGCCGATGCCGCGACCGAGTCCGGTGCGCTTGGGGTTAGCCATGTGATTGAGCTCCTTTTCGTGCCATTTCCGATGCTGCTTCAAGATAAGAAAGTGAGCCGGTCGACTGCGGGTCGTAACTGATGACGGTCTGGCCGTAACTCGGAGCCTCCGAAATGCGCACAGAACGAGGGATGATCGACGTCAACGTCTGATCGGGAAAGTGGTCGCGAACATCGTCTGCGACCTGGGCGGCAAGCCGGGTTCGTCCGTCATACATCGTGAGCAAGATCGTCGAAACGGCCAACGTGGGATTCAAGTGTCGCTCGATCAGTGAGATGTTCGAGAGCAACTGACTCAAACCCTCGAGCGCGTAATATTCGCACTGAATGGGGATCAGCACCTCTCGGGCCGCCACGAACGCGTTGATCGTGAGTAGGCCCAGAGACGGCGGGCAGTCGATGAACACGTAGTCGTACGGGGATCCGGACTGTTGCTCACGCACTAGGTATCGGTCGAGACTCTTCCGCAGTCGCACCTCTCGCGCTACGAGGGGAACGAGCTCGATCTCCGCCCCCGCGAGATGGATGGTCGCCGGAACACAGTAGAGGGCGTCGAATTCGAGACTCTTCTGTACCACATCGTGCATCTCTGCGTCGCGAACGAGAACGTCGTACACACTCAAGATCTCCGCCCGGTGGTCGATGCCGAGCGCCGTGGACGCATTTCCTTGCGGGTCCAGGTCAATCACGAGCACCTTCGCACCAGATTTCGCAAACGCGGCGGCGAGATTGACCGTTGTGGTGGTCTTGCCTACTCCACCCTTCTGGTTTGCGACGGTGAAGACGCGGACTTCCGCTGGCCGGGGGAATTCCGCGGCGGCTATCGCCTTTCTCCGCTTCGACAGCTCGGTGATCTCTCTCATCAGAGGAGACTCATCGAATCCAGTCGTGTCTTTCGTCATACACTCTCTCTTTGCGGATGTTTCACGTGAAACTTTACGGACGCCCCGCCATCGAATGCCGTCGCCACACGCCACCGTACGATCCGACCATTCGCAGCCCGGTTACGGCACTCGCAACCACAAGCAACGAGTCGAACCGCTCAGGATGTTTCGGGGCCCGACTTCAGCCCACTGTTGCCCGAATCACGCGGGTTGTGTCGTCAACCAAACCTACCCCGAGCTCAACGACCTCAACGTCACTCAGTCGGTATTTTCGGATGGCGGTCTGAGCAGACTCGATCTCTCTCTCCGCACCTGTACCCTTCATCAAGACGAGTTCGCCGCCCTTCCGAACCAGCGGCGCACACATCGGGATCAGCTTGGCGAACGCGCTCACCGCACGAGCCGTGAGCTGATCGAGTCCGATCTCTGGGGACACATCTTGAGCTCGCGCCCGCAGCACCTCCACGTTCTCGAGCTTCAACTCGGCACTTTGATCTTTGAGCCACTTCACCCGTCGCTCCATCGGCTCGATCAGAACGAAATCAACATCGGGGCGAGCGATCGCTAACACAAGGCCCGGCAACCCTGCTCCACTGCCGACGTCGCCTACCCGGCCTACACGCAACAGAGAAGCCAACAGGGCACTGTTGACGATGTGCCTACTCCACAATCGAGGAAGTTCAAGCGGCCCGATCAGGCCGAATTCCTCACCGTGTTTCGCGAGGTTGTGGGTGAACTGTCGTGCCACTGGCAGCTGCGCACCGAAGAGCTCCGCCGCCACAGCCGGCTCGGGCTCGAGCTGCCGCAGGATCGCCTCGTAGTCCGGGCGCACGCCAGCAGTACCAGCGGTCGCCTCGTCGGGCTGTGCAGGCTTAGAAGTCATGGTGTAGGCAATCCAACCTCGGTGCGTGTTTCACGTGAAACATTCGGCTCTCGGTCGACAGCAGCCGTTCTGGCACGTCAGCAGCCGATCTAGCGGACAACGGCCGTCCGACGCTAGGAAGCAGAAACGACCGTGTGACGATCGCGCCCATCGCCCTCTGACGCCGAAACATAACCACGAGCGGCCACCAAGTCGTGCACAACCTTGCGCTCGTACGACGACATCGGCTCCAACGAAACCGACGAAGAGACACCGGACTCGATGCGCTCGATCGCCTTCTCTACCAGCCGTGACAGCTCGGCTTCGCGAATCTGTCGGCTGCCACCAACGTCGAGGATTAGACGGGAGAAGCCGCCCGTCTTCGTCTGAACGGCCAGCCGGGTCAACTCCTGCAGCGCCTGAACGGTGTCGGGGTTCGAGAGAAGCCGCAGGTTACTGTCTTCCGAAGAATTCACAGATACATAAGCGCGGCCCGCCCGCGCATCGATATCGATGTCTCCGTCGAGATCACAGATATCCAGCAACTCTTCGATGTAATCCGCGGCGATGTCACCCTCGTCTTCGAGGGATTCAGAACGCGCGGGAACCTCCGAAGCAGATTCAGACTCGCCCGTGTTCGACTCCACGACGTCGCCGCTCTCGTTCACAGACTCTTCGGATACCCACTGCTCCGTGGGGGTGATCTGGCTCACGTCACTCACTTCTTCTCACCTTGCTTCTTTGCTCGATTCTTGCTCACAGGCTGTTGGCGCTGTGTGGGTTTCGGGGTCTCGATGACGACATGATTGATACTGCCATCGGCAGCCGTGTCGATATTGAGCTTGCCCTTCTTAGCCAGCCGGATCTCGCGGGCCTTCGCCGCTTCACTGCCGGGCGTAGGCATGTTTCGAATGACCAGGAACTGCTGACCCATGGTCCAGAGGTTCGACGTCAACCAGTAGAACATGACACCGAGCGGAAAGCTGAAGCCCGAGAACGCGAAGACCAACGGAAGGATGTACAGCAGAATGCGCTGCTGACGGAACATCGGGCTGTTCTTCGCCTCAGGCGACTGGTTACGCGACATGATCTGAAGCTGGGTGATGAACTGCGAGCCCGTCATCAGAACGACCATCACCACAGCGATGACCATGACCGCGACGTCACCGGTCTGCGTGGCCTGCTGAAAGCTCTCGTGCAGGGGAGCGATGCCGAAGAGCTTGGCGTTACCGAACTGCTGGGCCAGGCCGGCGTTCAGCGGGCCGACGCCGGCGTTACCTTTTTGGGCGTCGTTCAGCACGGAAAACAGCGAGAAGAAGATCGGCATCTGCAACAGCAGAGGAAGACACGAACTCAGAGGATTCGTGCCCGTACGTTTATACAACTCCATCGTCTCTCGCGACATGGCCTCGCGCGAGAACTGGTCTTTCTTGCCCTTGTACTTATCCTGAATTTTCTTCAGTTGTGGCGCGACCTCGAGCATCTTGCGCTGGCTCTTGATCTGCCGCACGAACACCGGAATCAGGGCGGCCCGAATGACGAGCACCATGCCGACGATAGCCAGCACCCAGGTAATACCCGCCGCCGGGTCAAGACCGATCCAGCTCCAGAACGCGTGGAAAGCGACGAGTAGAAGCTCCACCACCCACTTGATGGGCCACAGGATCGTACTGATAAAGCCGGGGATGTCCATGTTTCGGGCTAGCCCTTTCTTTGGCTGTTGGCTACGACGAAACCGAATCTGGTGACACGGAAGTAGTTGTGAGGCGCTGGGGGAGCGTCATCGACGCCACCGGCAGACCAGGGGTTACATCTGAGAATGCGGTATGAACCCAGGAGAATGCCGAGAACGAGCCCGCGCTGCTGAATCGCCTGCAGCGTGTACGACGAACACGACGGGTAATAACGACAGACATCTCCGTACAAAGGCGAGATCGTCGCTCGATACCCTCGCAAGATCAGAACGGCGATATTGCGTGGAACCAAGAACAACCACCACGCCACCGATCTCAGCCAGTGGATGCCCGGCCGCACCGACGCGAGAGAAAGAGCCGTCATGACGACTCGATGCTCGACGAAGACGTGAGCAACGACGACTTGATCAACGCTTTGCCTAAATCATTGCTCAATTGCGCATACGAGGCCGTAGCCGCGTTCGGAAGAGCTCGGATGACGACATCCGCACCGGGAGCAACATCGACACGAACCGCGTAGCATGCGGCCTTGAGCCGTCGCCGAATGCGATTGCGCACCACGGCGTTACCGACCTGCTTCGACACGATGAATCCGAAGCGGGTGTCGTCGCTACCGGTTCGACGAACGTAAACCACGCCAGTAGGAACGGTGAACCTGGCACCTCGACGCACAGCAGCGCGGTAATCGTCTGCTGTTGTCACACGCGCGTTCTGAGCCAGCACCAGCTGCGGAATCAGTAAAGCGGGATTACGCGGAGAGTTCGGTGCGGCCCTTACGGCGACGCGCCGACAGAATCGAGCGGCCGGCACGCGTACGCATGCGCAGACGGAAGCCGTGCACCTTAGCGCGACGACGGTTGTTCGGCTGGAAGGTTCTCTTGCTCATTTTTTGTCTCCGTGCCCAGCAGTGAGCGCCGGGAAGCTTCATTAGGTGTGCCGATGCACACAGGTCAACTGATTAAAACTACGGCTTTGAATGCGAATGGTCAAACTCCACGCGCCCAAACGCACAATTATCCACAGTCAGCACTCAGCGGGGTGTTATGACACGCGGACAGGGGAGACAATGAACTTGATCTCACTCGTGCCAGTCACTAGCTTAGATCCCTAGGTTTGTGACAGTGATGTGGGGAAGCGGTCACGCACGTTCTTCGTTCCTCTTTCCCGTATCCACACGGTAGACCTTTGCTTTTTGACAGGAGTTCCATGGCCGACGATCCCGGTTCACCGGAAGCCAACTGGCGCACGGTTCTCCAGACTCTGTCGACCGACGAGCGCATCACACCGCAGTTGCACGGATTTCTCGGGCTCGTCGTGCCGAAAGGCATCATGGCCGGGTCGTTCTACCTCGAGGTTCCGAACGACCTCACCCGCGGGATGCTCGAACAGCGCATTCGCGTTCCGCTGCTGTCGGCACTGGGCAAACTCGATGACTCGTACGGAGTCACGAACTTCGCCGTGGTGGTCAACCCCGACATCGGGGGCGACGATTACTTGCAGCCGGCGGAAATCATCGAGGTGCTGCCCCCCGTCATACCCGACACCAGCCCCATCCAGGAGACAGTCGGTCCGCTTCGCAACAACGACACTCGGCTGAACCCGAAATACAGTTTCGACAACTTCGTCATCGG
Coding sequences:
- a CDS encoding Jag family protein, producing MESNTGESESASEVPARSESLEDEGDIAADYIEELLDICDLDGDIDIDARAGRAYVSVNSSEDSNLRLLSNPDTVQALQELTRLAVQTKTGGFSRLILDVGGSRQIREAELSRLVEKAIERIESGVSSSVSLEPMSSYERKVVHDLVAARGYVSASEGDGRDRHTVVSAS
- the rsmG gene encoding 16S rRNA (guanine(527)-N(7))-methyltransferase RsmG translates to MRQLEPEPAVAAELFGAQLPVARQFTHNLAKHGEEFGLIGPLELPRLWSRHIVNSALLASLLRVGRVGDVGSGAGLPGLVLAIARPDVDFVLIEPMERRVKWLKDQSAELKLENVEVLRARAQDVSPEIGLDQLTARAVSAFAKLIPMCAPLVRKGGELVLMKGTGAEREIESAQTAIRKYRLSDVEVVELGVGLVDDTTRVIRATVG
- the rpmH gene encoding 50S ribosomal protein L34, translating into MSKRTFQPNNRRRAKVHGFRLRMRTRAGRSILSARRRKGRTELSA
- the yidC gene encoding membrane protein insertase YidC, whose protein sequence is MDIPGFISTILWPIKWVVELLLVAFHAFWSWIGLDPAAGITWVLAIVGMVLVIRAALIPVFVRQIKSQRKMLEVAPQLKKIQDKYKGKKDQFSREAMSRETMELYKRTGTNPLSSCLPLLLQMPIFFSLFSVLNDAQKGNAGVGPLNAGLAQQFGNAKLFGIAPLHESFQQATQTGDVAVMVIAVVMVVLMTGSQFITQLQIMSRNQSPEAKNSPMFRQQRILLYILPLVFAFSGFSFPLGVMFYWLTSNLWTMGQQFLVIRNMPTPGSEAAKAREIRLAKKGKLNIDTAADGSINHVVIETPKPTQRQQPVSKNRAKKQGEKK
- the rnpA gene encoding ribonuclease P protein component — encoded protein: MLAQNARVTTADDYRAAVRRGARFTVPTGVVYVRRTGSDDTRFGFIVSKQVGNAVVRNRIRRRLKAACYAVRVDVAPGADVVIRALPNAATASYAQLSNDLGKALIKSSLLTSSSSIESS
- the yidD gene encoding membrane protein insertion efficiency factor YidD gives rise to the protein MTALSLASVRPGIHWLRSVAWWLFLVPRNIAVLILRGYRATISPLYGDVCRYYPSCSSYTLQAIQQRGLVLGILLGSYRILRCNPWSAGGVDDAPPAPHNYFRVTRFGFVVANSQRKG